In the genome of Raphanus sativus cultivar WK10039 chromosome 4, ASM80110v3, whole genome shotgun sequence, one region contains:
- the LOC108849996 gene encoding peroxidase 44-like produces the protein MQSTTNNCNPKIFLSFHWRGKEMKSITLFLLFCFLVPSALAQLKFAFYGPSCNRAGSIISTVVAESFRRDPSITAALLRMQFHDCFVTGCDASLLIDPRPGRPSEKSTGPNASVRGYEVIDEIKRRLEAVCPRVVSCADIVALATRDAIKLAGGPSFLIKTGRRDGLRSNPADVNLPGPTIPVSASIQAFAAKGMSVNDMVTLIGGGHSVGSIHCSLFQDRLNDPAMDRSLNAQLRNTCRAPNDPSVFLDQRTPFVVDNAIYGEMQRQRAVMRIDQNLALDGATRGIVSSFAQSNSLFRQRFAQAMEKMGTIGVLTGRAGEIRRNCRVFNNGR, from the exons ATGCAATCTACGACTAACAATTGCAACCCAAAAATATTTCTAAGTTTTCACTGGAGAGGCAAGGAAATGAAGTCAATTActttgtttttacttttctgTTTCCTTGTTCCCTCTGCTTTGGCGCAGCTCAAGTTTGCGTTCTACGGCCCCTCATGCAACCGCGCTGGATCTATCATTTCTACTGTCGTCGCTGAAAGTTTCCGTCGTGATCCTAGCATTACTGCAGCATTGCTTCGTATGCAGTTTCATGATTGCTTTGTTACG GGTTGTGATGCTTCCCTCTTGATTGACCCAAGACCTGGAAGGCCATCAGAGAAAAGCACAGGACCAAATGCAAGCGTGAGAGGCTATGAGGTGATTGATGAGATTAAGAGAAGGCTCGAGGCTGTGTGCCCTAGAGTTGTCTCATGTGCAGACATTGTAGCTCTAGCCACCAGAGACGCGATCAAATTAGCAGGTGGTCCAAGCTTCTTGATTAAAACAGGAAGACGTGATGGATTAAGGTCAAACCCAGCCGATGTGAACTTACCCGGACCAACAATTCCTGTGTCCGCATCCATCCAAGCATTTGCAGCTAAAGGCATGAGTGTGAACGATATGGTTACACTAATTGGTGGTGGCCACAGTGTTGGTTCTATCCATTGCAGTCTTTTCCAGGATAGGCTTAATGACCCTGCCATGGACCGCTCACTGAACGCTCA GTTGAGGAACACGTGTCGTGCACCAAATGACCCATCCGTGTTCTTGGACCAAAGGACTCCATTCGTCGTGGATAACGCAATCTACGGAGAGATGCAGAGACAAAGAGCAGTTATGAGGATTGATCAAAACTTGGCTCTCGATGGAGCAACCCGTGGAATTGTGTCGAGTTTTGCACAAAGCAATTCGCTCTTCAGACAGAGATTTGCTCAGGCAATGGAGAAAATGGGTACCATTGGAGTCCTTACCGGACGTGCTGGTGAGATCAGGAGAAACTGCAGAGTCTTCAACAACGGACGTTGA
- the LOC108852517 gene encoding protein At-4/1, which yields MAATSDEQMSLLLSTFDQIYEDFRSGMNEMSVFRSRSNVETSRREALEISNKTLKEENERLKKLHTESLNNFVDQLEHRTKCHGLKEELKRVNDENRSKEHEHRNALESLMQKHVAKVEELENKIRSLLVEKATNEMVIDRLRQDLAANKSHIQAMSRKLDRVYSEVESKYEVEVQDLKDCLLMEQEEKIDISNKLQSLQKELVISRTTVAEKQRDTTSYRQVETLKQKLMKLRKENEILKRKLSSS from the exons ATGGCGGCAACGAGCGACGAGCAGATGAGTTTGCTTCTCTCCACCTTCGATCAGATCTACGAG GATTTCAGAAGCGGGATGAATGAGATGAGCGTTTTCAGATCGAGGAGCAATGTGGAAACCAGCAGAAGAGAGGCGCTTGAGATTAGCAACAAGACTCTCAAAGAAG AGAACGAAAGGTTGAAGAAGTTACATACAGAATCGTTAAACAACTTCGTTGACCAG CTTGAGCATCGAACTAAGTGTCACGGTTTAAAAGAAGAACTAAAGAGAGTGAATGATGAGAACAGAAGCAAAGAACAT gaACATAGGAATGCTTTGGAATCCCTTATGCAGAAGCATGTAGCAAAGGTTGAAGAGCTAGAGAATAAAATCAG AAGCCTTTTGGTTGAAAAGGCAACAAACGAAATGGTGATTGATAGGCTGCGCCAGGATTTGGCAGCTAACAAATCTCATATTCAAGCAATGTCTAGGAAGCTGGATCGAGTCTATTCTGAAGTGGAATCCAAGT ATGAAGTCGAGGTTCAGGATTTAAAAGACTGTCTTCTAAtggaacaagaagagaaaatTGATATTAGTAACAAACTTCAGAGTCTGCAGAAGGAAT TGGTTATAAGTAGAACAACAGTAGCCGAAAAGCAGAGGGATACAACTTCATATCGACAGGTCGAGACACTGAAGCAGAAGCTAATGAAACTGAGAAAAGAGAATGAGATCCTTAAACGGAAACTATCTTCTTCATAA